A region from the Bombyx mori chromosome 15, ASM3026992v2 genome encodes:
- the LOC101746577 gene encoding tRNA (adenine(58)-N(1))-methyltransferase non-catalytic subunit TRM6 — MLTGKVSKMSDNMIKIGDYIVIQKQNFKKLHKYNKPNSTITVGRDSINLNGIEGCRYFSTFKMISKSNKKAREYTVELTDEVVNLKDEIEIKLSGSDNRNIVDDGLSQKLTAAEIEDLKNDANRASDIIESLITNSNTFHNKTEFSQEKYLKKKEKKYFEYLQILKPNLRTIAEIMYKLEPGKVQNLRIDTLSQIITTVNIYCEGNHLLYDSGSNGLVAAALLSSIGQNTNGRLVHMHPGNMSQKQALLAMNFPEEQLKRCISVNVYSALRQFYQGCDTNSNENIKEIPITESNQLKRKLVENDNEPRRKIAKPDEEVSEPVIDELKENSNKGDPKIPKWHFDNIYAAQILEKKLDSLVITCKEDPQNIFLELVNFIKPGRPFVIYYNVSEPLQNLYLALKSQSNVAALKLTSNWMRNYQVLPERTRPDVIMNGASGYLLSGYVLK, encoded by the exons ATGCTCACGGGAAAAGTTTCAAAAATGAGTGACAATATGATTAAAATAGGAGACTATATTGTAATCCAAAAGCAGAATTTCAAAAAGCTTCACAAGTATAATAAACCTAATTCTACTATTACCGTAGGAAGAGacagtattaatttaaatggCATTGAGGGGTGTCGATACTTTTCTACTTTCAAAATGATAagtaaaagtaacaaaaaagcCAGGGAATACACAGTGGAGCTAACTGACGAGGTGGTCAATCTAAAAGATGAGATTGAGATAAAATTATCTGGTAGTGATAATAGAAACATCGTTGATGATGGACTCTCACAGAAACTGACAGCTGCAGAAATCGAAGATCTGAAGAATGACGCTAATAGGGCTTCAGATATTATAGAATCTTTAATTACTAATTCAAATACCTTTCACAATAAAACAGAGTTTTCTCAGGAGAAGTATTtaaagaagaaagaaaagaaatattttgaatatttacaaatattaaaacCTAACCTAAGAACGATAGCAGAAATCATGTATAAATTAGAACCTGGTAAAGTTCAAAATTTAAGAATAGACACTTTGTCACAGATTATTACAACTGTGAATATTTATTGTGAGGGAAATCATTTATTATATGACTCTGGATCTAATGGTTTAGTTGCTGCAGCTTTATTAAGTTCTATTGGTCAAAATACTAATGGTAGACTAGTCCACATGCACCCCGGCAACATGTCTCAGAAACAAGCTCTCTTAGCTATGAATTTTCCAGAAGAACAACTTAAGAGATGTATTTCTGTTAATGTTTATTCTGCATTAAGACAATTTTATCAAGGTTGTGATACAAATtccaatgaaaatataaaagaaattccTATCACAGAGtcaaatcaattaaaaagaaaattagtaGAAAATGACAATGAACCTAGAAGAAAAATTGCTAAACCTGATGAAGAAGTATCTGAACCAGTAATTGATGAATTAAAGGAAAATAGTAACAAAGGTGATCCAAAGATACCAAAATGGCATTTCGATAACATTTATGCTGCACAaattcttgaaaaaaaattggattcATTGGTTATAACTTGTAAGGAAGATCctcaaaatatatttcttgaaTTAGTTAATTTTATCAAACCTGGCCGACCATTTGTTATTTACTATAATGTATCAGAGCCATTACAAAATCTATACTTAGCTTTAAAATCACAAAGTAATGTTGCAGCATTAAAACTCACAAGCAACTGGATGAGGAATTACCAG GTTTTGCCAGAACGAACACGTCCAGATGTTATTATGAATGGTGCTAGTGGGTATTTGTTATCAGGATATGTACTTAAATGA
- the LOC101739691 gene encoding anoctamin-5 yields the protein MDRKYCRKFKYFRDQIGVPAAVDNNNTVATEENEDNRACHKIKLYKFNLLSKFTQVVDETPQETPPEPNVEEEIAVEPTDEEQFETHSFTGTFRDEKRRIDLMLVIPDDKNLEAEKIRTNFLLNIIKAGLEIELEYGLMEKHKNLIFVKIHAPDMLLEEYGEKLGVKKYFKECHIEYIPLKRIFTRNSEREWIELIRSNYKSPLNYSNHERSLVVYKILLQMRFGEHQNNFGLQRLLNMNIIADAYALHDGPYFLTRRQDFSKVSGRQILYYNWTGLCNIFKLQPLNVINEYFGSRIGFYFAFLQFYNLGLSIAALGGIIITLLGIFDKTYETVYKDVCHDKLNKTVCPRCSSFIGCPFLNLKKYYCFGTKLVNVLDNGYLHYYCYFVVLWGPILMILWRRREMYLLWMWELYNVKEMVSTRPEFSMNYSKPNQSTDTGLWKYYNSGIMKWLRWILSASFVIICIFLSFFIPIKLVIYEYDTLLEILTPDKFPNSFEKYMRISIFTIIVLTVMLLYEMVCRVTAIFVTRLENHKTVESYERSMAMKLVMISFCATFPIMIHYSWFKSNRFYVPGRIYTTQKFANYYFLRHMYARNCGINPCIDDVFVALTVSFLCKQILPKFLLICKNLFIYQRTDYNQGRNINKTIPCWEREYRLQSITERTLALKYNYLALQFGFVTLFVSASPLIPLLALIVNLLDIRYNANQFLLASRRALLLDRSGLDIWSNMLTIISYLSILSNAVLMAWSSRFIKRRFYLSNNNTMDNFFAFTTTRFVSQDFLKLSTMSKSFKAYKGFIPNDCYYPGVMLYLPEYKVQFPNFNIFYFYPNYVPLPEHYQIKTQENSSLIIYEYVGLMVVLLAQYLISGTSKDVEDTIKIERKLKEAYITYTG from the exons ATGGACAGAAAATACTgtcgaaaatttaaatatttccgcGACCAAATCGGTGTGCCAGCTGCGGTCGACAATAAT AACACCGTAGCGACTGAGGAGAATGAAGATAACCGAGCgtgtcataaaattaaattgtacaAATTCAATTTACTCAGTAAATTTACACAAGTCGTTGACGAAACACCCCAAGAAACACCACCAGAACCAAATGTCGAGGAGGAAATAGCTGTTGAACCAACTGATGAAGAACAG TTTGAAACACACTCTTTTACCGGAACATTCAGAGACGAAAAGAGGCGGATTGATTTAATGCTGGTGATACCTGATGATAAAAACCTAGAAGCGGAGAAAATTAGAACTaattttcttttgaatattattaaagcAGGACTCGAAATCGAACTTGAATATGGCTTA ATGGAGAAAcacaaaaatcttatatttgttAAGATTCACGCTCCTGATATGTTGCTTGAAGAATATGGAGAAAAATTAGGTGTGAAAAAATACTTCAAAGAATGCCATATAGAGTACATTCCATTAAAAAGAATATTTACCAGGAATTCagaacgagaatggatagaactAATAcg GAGCAACTACAAGAGCCCATTGAATTATTCCAACCACGAGCGGAGCTTGgttgtttataaaattttacttcaAATGCGATTCGGGGAGCATCAAAACAATTTCGGTTTACAAAG ATTACTGAACATGAATATTATAGCAGATGCATACGCTTTACATGATGGGCCTTACTTTCTCACACGCCGTCAGGATTTCTCTAAAGTGAGCGGTCGGCAA ATATTATACTACAACTGGACGGGACtctgtaatatatttaaactacaaccactcaatgtaataaatgaatattttggGTCCAgg ATAGGATTTTATTTCGCCTTTTTGCAGTTTTATAATCTAGGCCTTTCGATAGCCGCGTTGGGAGGAATCATTATTACGTTGCTTGGTATCTTTGACAAAACATATGAAACTGTTTA tAAAGATGTGTGTCATGACAAACTCAACAAGACCGTGTGTCCTAGATGTTCTAGTTTCATTGGTTGTCCATTTCTCAATCTAAAGAAATACTATTGCTTCGGAACCAAACTTGTCAACGTACTCGACAATGGCTATTTACATTACTACTGCTATTTTGTCGTTCTCTGGG GTCCAATATTGATGATTCTTTGGAGACGTAGAGAGATGTACTTGCTATGGATGTGGGAATTATATAACGTTAAGGAAATGGTTTCCACAAG ACCAGAATTTTCGATGAATTATAGTAAACCGAATCAATCTACAGATACCGGATTATGGAAATACTATAACAGCGGTATCATGAAATGGCTACGCTGGATTTTATCCGCTTCCTTTGTTataatatgt atatttttatcgttttttattCCAATCAAACTGGTTATCTACGAGTACGATACACTTTTGGAGATTTTGACTCCGGACAAGTTTCCGAACAGCTTCGAGAAATACATGAGAATATCCATTTTTACGATTATCGTTTTGACAGTAATGCTGTTGTATGAAATG GTTTGTCGCGTAACGGCCATTTTCGTGACAAGATTAGAAAATCACAAAACAGTCGAATCGTATGAGCGTTCTATGGCCATGAAACTGGTAATGATTAGTTTTTGTGCTACATTCCCGATAATGATACATTACTCTTGGTTCAAA AGTAATCGTTTTTATGTACCTGGTCGTATATATACAACCCAAAAATTCGCCAACTACTATTTCTTGCGACACATGTACGCTCGCAACTGCGGTATTAATCCTTGTATTGATGATGTGTTCGTAGCACTAACCGTGTCCTTCCTATGTAAACAAATTTTGCCCAAATTTCTGTTGATTTGCAA gaatttatttatttatcaaagaaCTGATTACAATCAAGGCCGTAATATTAATAAGACGATCCCTTGCTGGGAAAGAGAGTACAGGTTGCAATCTATCACTGAGAGGACGCTGGCTTTGAAATACAACTATTTAG CTTTACAATTCGGATTTGTTACACTGTTTGTTAGCGCTTCACCATTGATACCTTTGTTGGCACTTATTGTTAATTTACTGGATATAAG aTATAACGCAAACCAGTTTTTATTGGCTTCGAGACGAGCTTTATTGCTCGATCGTTCTGGTTTAGATATTTGGTCCAATATGCTCACCATAATATCGTACTTGTCGATATTGAGTAAT GCGGTATTAATGGCGTGGTCTTCACGATTTATAAAAAGACGTTTTTATCTCAGTAACAATAATACTATGGATAATTTTTTTGCGTTTACCACAACAAGATTTGTTTCACAG GATTTCTTGAAGTTGAGTACGATGTCAAAATCCTTTAAAGCCTACAAAGGATTCATTCCCAACGATTGCTACTATCCCG GTGTGATGTTGTATCTACCTGAATATAAGGTGCAGTTTCCAAATTTTAACATCTTTTACTTTTATCCTAATTATGTTCCTTTACCGGAGCATTACCAAATAAAAACTCAGGAGAATAGTTCACTAATAATTTATgag tatGTCGGGTTGATGGTTGTCTTATTAGCTCAATATTTAATCTCTGGTACATCGAAAGACGTTGAGGACACTATAAAAATAGAACGGAAACTGAAAGAAGCTTATATCACATACACAGGATAA